ACGCTTCCTGACTCTCACCGGCAAACCGCTTCGATGTCTCGCGACTTCATAAAGTCGCTCGAGTGTCGCTGCGCTCGGTACCGGCCCACGCCTCCGCGTTTCACACAACCCTCCTACCCGGAGGGCTTTTCCGCCTTCCTCGATGAAGTGACGGAAACGGTCTCCTTGGAGCCGCCTCCTGCCCCATTCACCTCTACAGGCACGGGAAGCTTGATCTCCACGCGAGTGCCATCCGGACTGGAATCGATCCACATGCGCCCGTTGTGCTGACGCGTCACCCAGTAGGCCTTGGTCAATCCGAAGCCGCCTCCTCGCGTTGGCCTGCTTGAAACGTTTGCGCCGCGGTATCCGAAGCGAATCACATCTTCGATCTCATCCGGCGAGATGCCAATTCCGGTGTCCTCCACCACGTAGCGCAAGCTTCCACCACCGAAGTGCAGTCCACCGTTTATCTTGCCTCCTGGTCGCGTGTATTTTCGAGCGTTGGCTAAAATGTCGCGCATCACATCCTGGAACACAATCGGCATCCAGAGCGACTCGCCCTCTTCAGACGTGAGCTCGAAGTTTATTAGGTAATCGCGGTCGTGCTTGTCTGCCAGATTGCGGACGATGCGATAGCCGCCATGGCTATTCTTTTCCACCGCTTGCAGAAACTGGTCGAACCGAGACTTAAGATCGGAGATATCGTGCTCCACCCAGGCCCGCTTGGCTTCGAAACGGGATTGGATCTCTCCGGCTCGAACCTGGATAACCCGAAAAATGTTCCTGAGGTTTTCGCGGCGCGCTTTGACCTGCGCGATCCCGTGCTGCCCGCGCTGCAACTCGATCGCATCAAGGGCCGCCTCCAGCCTGCCAACGAATCCCTCTATTCCCGCCACAAGCAATTTCGACTGAGTGGGATTCTTGAGCATCTCGGCCGCGTCAGCCACCTCGTCCATGAGGAGATCAGCCTCGTCCGAAGCGTCGAGCAATACGCCGATTTCGAGTATCTCGAAATTCACTACGTTCAACACATTGAGAACGCTGTGCATGTCGACCAGCGACTCCTCTTCAGGCGATAAGATCAAAGGGACTGAAATCTCCATAGGAATTAGCTAGCGTAATAGTCATGCGTCCCGCTCAGGAGGCCAGCCTAAATGATCAAGCCAGCGACATTCATCCGTTTTTAAAACCCAGGGAAGGCCTCACTACAGGGAAAACGCTCATCACGCCGATGTGAGATCATTTAGCGCAAAGCGCTTCACATAGGGTCGAAAACCAAGATCCCGCTTTCGACGCTTAAATTCGATCATGAATCTC
This region of Pelagicoccus sp. SDUM812003 genomic DNA includes:
- a CDS encoding ATP-binding protein, with amino-acid sequence MEISVPLILSPEEESLVDMHSVLNVLNVVNFEILEIGVLLDASDEADLLMDEVADAAEMLKNPTQSKLLVAGIEGFVGRLEAALDAIELQRGQHGIAQVKARRENLRNIFRVIQVRAGEIQSRFEAKRAWVEHDISDLKSRFDQFLQAVEKNSHGGYRIVRNLADKHDRDYLINFELTSEEGESLWMPIVFQDVMRDILANARKYTRPGGKINGGLHFGGGSLRYVVEDTGIGISPDEIEDVIRFGYRGANVSSRPTRGGGFGLTKAYWVTRQHNGRMWIDSSPDGTRVEIKLPVPVEVNGAGGGSKETVSVTSSRKAEKPSG